A segment of the Candidatus Krumholzibacteriia bacterium genome:
CCGAGGAGCATCGATGACCAAACGAAGTCTACTGGAGCAGATCGAGTCCCCCGACCAGATCTCGGGCCTCGGCCGCGAAGAACTGCAGCAGCTCGCCGACGAGCTACGGGCCGAGATCATCGAGATCGTCAGTTCGGTGGGAGGACATCTCGGTGCGAGCCTCGGGGTCGTCGAACTCACCGTGGCCCTGCACCACGTCTACGACTCTCCGCGCGATCGGATC
Coding sequences within it:
- a CDS encoding 1-deoxy-D-xylulose-5-phosphate synthase N-terminal domain-containing protein, whose protein sequence is MTKRSLLEQIESPDQISGLGREELQQLADELRAEIIEIVSSVGGHLGASLGVVELTVALHHVYDSPRDRI